From one Culex quinquefasciatus strain JHB chromosome 3, VPISU_Cqui_1.0_pri_paternal, whole genome shotgun sequence genomic stretch:
- the LOC119769338 gene encoding piggyBac transposable element-derived protein 3-like: MKVGDLEFEFSDEEDDNVSDGTVSDIESESDSDDDFASSEAFVGKNGKRWGTKPPADVDMAPPIKDFDACNVGPAPHCRKFRTAKEAFLAFLSSDIIDEIVECTNLYGRRKRESSWKDVTKNEVLSFIAVLIAAGRNHQNHVHINEMWTANKTWRIDFYRFALGKNRFKELFVCLRTDNVLDRNDRYMKSHDKLEPIRKILDIFVSNCQRNYVPPKVLTVDERLCLFRGRVSFRVYIKSKPGKYGIKIWVCATETGYVVVLQIYTGKGKEGPEKGQGMRVVKDLVAPFLNEGREVTADNLFTSVELVQFLRTMETAYTGTMRANKADIPPAFLEKKNRLPGSFLEGFDRTMTLTSYFERKGKKPVVMLSSKQFEAAPAGSKPSVVEFYNKTKGFVDMGDQQTRHTTVSRRSCQWPKKVLFELIDIATLNSHIIHKELHPEFKGSRSDFLQDLSEELAIDHMRDRLRGGHLPEELTSALTEFVAEFDRKLMCADCVRKAKTACSACNRPLCESHGEESEIVVCKPCNQMNKIPAKHCELTESKRCTKCSKRRVSKTNTRCSACEEHLDGVWMRKQRLLHLNSGPGSGSVKPEEASEQSTGAKPAD, translated from the exons ATGAAAGTGGGTGATTTGGAGTTTGAGTTCAGCGACGAAGAAGACGACAACGTGTCGGATGGAACCGTCTCCGATATCGAGAGCGAAAGCGACTCGGACGACGATTTTGCAAG ctCGGAAGCGTTCGTTGGAAAGAACGGCAAACGATGGGGCACGAAGCCACCAGCTGATGTCGACATGGCTCCACCGATAAAAGATTTCGATGCTTGCAATGTTGGCCCAGCTCCACATTGCCGGAAGTTTCGAACTGCTAAGGAGGCATTCCTCGCCTTTTTGTCGTCAGACATCATCGACGAGATCGTCGAATGCACAAATTTGTACGGGCGTCGCAAGCGAGAATCAAGCTGGAAGGATGTGACCAAGAACGAAGTTCTTAGCTTCATTGCGGTTTTGATCGCTGCCGGTCGGAATCACCAAAACCATGTGCATATCAACGAGATGTGGACAGCGAACAAGACCTGGCGAATTGATTTTTACCGCTTCGCTCTGGGCAAAAACCGGTTCAAAGAATTGTTTGTGTGTCTACGAACCGACAACGTGCTCGACCGTAACGATCGGTACATGAAGTCGCACGATAAACTGGAACCCATCCGAAAAATTTTGGACATCTTCGTCAGTAACTGCCAGCGGAATTACGTCCCACCGAAGGTTTTGACCGTGGACGAGCGGCTGTGCCTTTTCAGAG GTCGTGTTTCCTTCCGGGTTTATATCAAGAGCAAACCCGGAAAGTACGGTATCAAAATCTGGGTGTGCGCCACGGAGACCGGCTACGTTGTGGTGTTGCAGATTTATACCGGAAAAGGAAAGGAAGGACCGGAAAAGGGCCAAGGAATGCGGGTGGTCAAAGACCTCGTTGCGCCCTTCTTGAACGAAGGGAGAGAGGTAACCGCTGACAATCTTTTTACCAGTGTGGAGTTGGTGCAGTTTCTTCGTACCATGGAAACGGCTTACACGGGAACGATGCGGGCCAACAAGGCCGATATTCCGCCGGCATTTCTGGAGAAGAAGAATCGTCTGCCTGGCTCTTTCCTGGAAGGGTTCGACCGGACAATGACCCTTACGTCCTACTTCGAACGGAAGGGAAAGAAGCCGGTTGTGATGCTTTCGTCCAAACAGTTCGAGGCCGCTCCGGCAGGAAGTAAGCCTTCTGTAGTGGAGTTCTATAACAAGACCAAGGGTTTCGTCGATATGGGCGATCAGCAGACGCGGCACACGACCGTTTCTCGCCGGAGCTGCCAGTGGCCGAAGAAGGTGCTTTTTGAGCTGATCGACATCGCTACGCTGAACTCCCATATCATCCATAAGGAGCTCCACCCAGAATTCAAGGGAAGCCGAAGCGACTTTCTCCAAGATCTTTCTGAAGAGCTGGCGATCGATCACATGAGGGATCGGCTACGTGGAGGACATCTGCCGGAGGAGTTGACCAGTGCTTTGACGGAGTTTGTGGCCGAGTTCGACAGGAAGTTGATGTGTGCTGATTGTGTGCGGAAGGCGAAGACTGCTTGCTCAGCCTGCAACAGGCCATTGTGTGAATCGCACGGTGAGGAATCGGAGATTGTTGTTTGCAAGCCTTGCAACCAGATGAACAAAATTCCAGCGAAGCACTGTGAGCTGACAGAAAGTAAACGATGCACCAAGTGCTCGAAGCGGCGAGTTTCGAAGACGAACACTCGTTGTTCCGCATGCGAAGAGCAT